One Paracidovorax avenae ATCC 19860 genomic region harbors:
- a CDS encoding winged helix-turn-helix transcriptional regulator, whose translation MSSKENAAINQLFEKLECRYALRVLWALRDGHPQTFRLLQDSVGGITPNTLNTRIKELREAGLLDHGSDGYTVTPSGVDLLKRLSDVQAFATRWVAARAARAAAAAPSAPRN comes from the coding sequence ATGAGTTCCAAGGAAAACGCCGCCATCAACCAGCTTTTCGAGAAGCTCGAATGCCGTTATGCGCTGCGCGTGCTCTGGGCCCTGCGCGACGGCCATCCGCAAACGTTCCGGTTGCTGCAGGACAGCGTGGGCGGCATCACGCCCAACACCCTCAACACGCGCATCAAGGAATTGCGCGAGGCCGGCCTGCTGGACCACGGCAGCGACGGCTACACGGTCACGCCCTCGGGCGTGGACCTGCTCAAGCGCCTGAGCGACGTGCAGGCCTTCGCCACCCGCTGGGTCGCCGCCCGCGCCGCCAGGGCCGCCGCTGCGGCGCCCTCTGCCCCCCGGAACTGA
- a CDS encoding LysR family transcriptional regulator encodes MRSLDLQTLRLFVAVCEQRNIARAAERESIVGSAVSKRLAQLEDTLGTRLLVRRRHGVAPTPAGETLLEHAREMLATAGRIERDMAGFATGVRGHVRMLVTASVMAESLADDVAAFLQEPAHRDIQVSMEERVSPEVVRGVREGSASLGICWDAADLQGLHTRAYRSDHLAIAAHPSHPVAALETVRFADVLGYEFVSMPALSAVQVLLARAAALEGRSLLHRVFVSNFDAALRVVRANLAISVVPREVAEPFAAASGVRVVPLADPWARRRFALCARAGDGLPAAAALLADYLARRGGDGEAARVQQAGNT; translated from the coding sequence ATGCGCTCCCTCGATCTCCAGACCCTGCGGCTGTTCGTGGCCGTCTGCGAACAACGCAATATCGCGCGCGCGGCGGAACGCGAGTCCATCGTGGGCTCAGCGGTCAGCAAGCGCCTGGCGCAGCTGGAGGACACCCTGGGCACCCGGCTGCTGGTGCGCAGGCGCCATGGCGTGGCCCCGACGCCCGCCGGGGAGACGCTGCTGGAGCACGCGCGCGAGATGCTGGCCACCGCAGGCCGCATCGAGCGTGACATGGCCGGCTTTGCCACGGGCGTGCGCGGCCACGTGCGCATGCTGGTCACGGCCTCGGTCATGGCCGAATCGCTGGCCGACGACGTGGCCGCCTTCCTGCAGGAGCCCGCGCACCGCGACATCCAGGTGAGCATGGAAGAGCGCGTGAGTCCGGAAGTGGTGCGCGGCGTGCGCGAGGGCAGCGCGTCGCTGGGCATCTGCTGGGACGCGGCCGACCTGCAGGGGCTGCACACGCGGGCCTACCGCAGCGACCACCTCGCCATCGCGGCCCACCCGTCCCATCCCGTGGCGGCCCTGGAGACCGTGCGCTTCGCCGACGTGCTGGGCTACGAGTTCGTCAGCATGCCCGCCCTGAGCGCGGTGCAGGTGCTGCTCGCGCGCGCAGCCGCGCTGGAGGGGCGCAGCCTGCTGCACCGGGTGTTCGTGTCGAACTTCGACGCCGCGCTGCGCGTGGTGCGCGCCAACCTGGCCATCAGCGTCGTGCCGCGGGAGGTGGCGGAGCCGTTCGCCGCCGCCAGCGGCGTGCGCGTGGTGCCGCTGGCCGATCCCTGGGCCCGCCGGCGCTTCGCCCTGTGCGCCCGGGCGGGCGACGGCCTGCCCGCCGCCGCCGCGCTGCTGGCCGATTACCTGGCCCGCCGCGGGGGCGACGGGGAGGCAGCGCGAGTGCAACAGGCGGGTAACACCTGA
- a CDS encoding hydroxymethylglutaryl-CoA lyase gives MTPSTDASATARGPAPRAQVREVGLRDGLQSIAAILPTERKIAWVAAAHAAGQREIEVGSFVPARLLPQLADTAEVLAFARTLPGLVASVLVPNLKGAERALECGAHLMVVPLSASHAHSLANLRKTPDEVVAEVARIRAARDASGSRTLIEGGVGTAFGCTLQGDVDEAEVLRLLQALLDAGADRVSLADTVGYADPASVARLFGKARDRVGDRLACAHFHDTRGMGLANACAAWQAGVTRFDASLAGIGGCPHAPGASGNVATEDLAFMLERMGIATGLDLPALLALRGRVPEWLAGETLHGTLWRAGLPRGGLVARPEPVPA, from the coding sequence ATGACCCCATCCACCGACGCATCCGCCACGGCACGCGGCCCCGCGCCGCGCGCGCAGGTGCGCGAGGTCGGCCTGCGCGACGGCCTGCAGAGCATCGCCGCCATCCTCCCCACGGAGCGCAAGATCGCCTGGGTCGCCGCGGCCCACGCTGCCGGGCAGCGGGAAATCGAGGTGGGCTCCTTCGTGCCGGCGCGCCTGCTGCCGCAACTGGCGGACACGGCCGAGGTGCTGGCGTTCGCCCGGACGCTGCCGGGGCTCGTGGCGTCCGTGCTGGTGCCCAACCTGAAGGGCGCCGAGCGCGCACTGGAGTGCGGCGCCCACCTGATGGTCGTGCCGCTCTCCGCCAGCCATGCCCACAGCCTGGCCAACCTGCGCAAGACCCCCGACGAGGTCGTGGCCGAGGTGGCGCGCATCCGCGCGGCGCGCGATGCCTCCGGCAGCCGCACCCTCATCGAGGGCGGCGTGGGCACGGCCTTCGGCTGCACGCTGCAGGGCGACGTGGACGAAGCCGAGGTGCTGCGCCTCCTGCAGGCGCTGCTGGACGCCGGGGCCGACCGCGTGAGCCTGGCCGACACCGTGGGCTATGCGGATCCGGCTTCGGTCGCCAGGCTCTTCGGCAAGGCCCGCGACCGGGTGGGCGACCGCCTCGCCTGCGCGCATTTCCACGACACCCGCGGCATGGGCCTGGCCAATGCCTGCGCGGCCTGGCAGGCGGGCGTCACGCGGTTCGACGCGAGCCTGGCCGGCATCGGCGGCTGCCCGCACGCGCCCGGCGCCAGCGGCAACGTGGCCACGGAAGACCTCGCCTTCATGCTGGAGCGCATGGGCATCGCCACCGGCCTGGACCTGCCGGCCCTGCTGGCCCTGCGCGGGCGCGTGCCGGAGTGGCTGGCGGGCGAGACCCTGCATGGGACACTCTGGCGCGCCGGCCTGCCGCGGGGCGGCCTCGTGGCGCGGCCCGAGCCGGTGCCCGCCTGA
- a CDS encoding CaiB/BaiF CoA transferase family protein: MTSLTASPAPSPQSPLPLAGLRVVEFTHMVMGPTCGMVLADLGAEVIKVEPVDGDRTRHLLGAGAGFFPMFNRNKKSIAIDLRSPRGLEVAIRLASSADVVAQNFKPGVMARYGLDYAALSRLNEGLVYVNHTGFLPGPYEHRTALDEVVQMMGGLAYMTGRPGDPLRAGSSVNDIMGGMFGAIGAMAALMQRARTGRGQEVDSALFENNVFLVGQHMMQYAVTGQPAAPMPDRISSWAVYDVFSVKDGGQIFLAAVSDAQWQTFCDAMGYADLKADPALATNNDRVRARGTLLPELRRRLAEHTADALAAIFERHGLPFAPILRPEQLFDDPHLNATGGLAEITLPDGECAGERARVTLMPLRMDGERLPVRTDPPRLGEHTRELLEGLGYAPGAIDALHEALAVA; the protein is encoded by the coding sequence ATGACTTCCCTGACTGCTTCCCCGGCCCCGTCCCCGCAATCCCCCCTGCCACTGGCGGGCCTGCGCGTGGTGGAGTTCACCCACATGGTCATGGGGCCGACCTGCGGCATGGTGCTGGCCGACCTCGGCGCCGAGGTCATCAAGGTCGAGCCCGTGGACGGCGACCGCACGCGCCACCTGCTGGGCGCGGGCGCGGGCTTCTTCCCCATGTTCAACCGCAACAAGAAGAGCATCGCCATCGACCTGCGCAGCCCCCGGGGCCTGGAGGTGGCGATCCGCCTCGCGTCCTCCGCGGACGTGGTGGCGCAGAACTTCAAGCCCGGCGTGATGGCCAGGTACGGCCTGGACTACGCCGCGCTCTCGCGCCTGAACGAAGGGCTGGTGTACGTGAACCACACCGGCTTCCTGCCGGGGCCCTACGAGCACCGCACGGCGCTCGACGAGGTGGTGCAGATGATGGGGGGCCTGGCCTACATGACGGGCCGCCCCGGCGACCCATTGCGCGCCGGCAGCAGCGTGAACGACATCATGGGCGGCATGTTCGGCGCCATCGGGGCCATGGCGGCGCTGATGCAGCGCGCGCGCACCGGCCGCGGCCAGGAAGTGGACTCCGCGCTGTTCGAGAACAACGTCTTCCTCGTGGGCCAGCACATGATGCAGTACGCCGTCACCGGCCAGCCCGCCGCGCCCATGCCGGACCGCATCTCCTCCTGGGCCGTGTACGACGTGTTCAGCGTCAAGGACGGCGGCCAGATCTTCCTGGCGGCGGTGAGCGATGCGCAGTGGCAGACCTTCTGCGATGCCATGGGTTACGCCGACCTGAAGGCCGACCCGGCCCTGGCCACCAACAACGACCGCGTGCGGGCCCGGGGCACGCTGCTGCCGGAGCTGCGGCGGCGCCTCGCGGAGCACACGGCCGACGCGCTCGCCGCCATCTTCGAGCGCCACGGCCTGCCGTTCGCCCCCATCCTGCGGCCGGAGCAGCTCTTCGACGATCCCCACCTGAACGCCACCGGCGGCCTGGCCGAGATCACGCTGCCTGACGGCGAGTGCGCCGGCGAGCGCGCGCGCGTCACGCTCATGCCGCTGCGCATGGACGGCGAACGCCTGCCCGTGCGCACCGACCCGCCGCGCCTGGGCGAGCACACGCGCGAACTGCTCGAAGGCCTGGGCTACGCACCCGGCGCCATCGATGCGCTGCACGAGGCCCTCGCCGTGGCCTGA